One segment of Triticum aestivum cultivar Chinese Spring chromosome 2A, IWGSC CS RefSeq v2.1, whole genome shotgun sequence DNA contains the following:
- the LOC123185378 gene encoding uncharacterized protein (The sequence of the model RefSeq protein was modified relative to this genomic sequence to represent the inferred CDS: added 49 bases not found in genome assembly), with translation MAASPRSVTSSFRPQGERLVVSGLGISSESGDSEVRGPAALAEWPAEVLGAADLVRDVETWVRPPPTKKEMWRKRHGVGDPAGRGHAHEREQTRREVSPEMRDKCFRCLEKGHYKTDCTNDIVCFRCGLSGHGSRDCKRPRSPSPVDELRRDALAKVACRASPGATSGGGGGGSGPACRPRTPA, from the coding sequence ATGGCCGCGAGTCCGAGATCGGTCACCTCGTCGTTTCGGCCGCAGGGCGAGCGCCTTGTGGTCTCGGGCCTAGGGATCTCCTCGGAGTCTGGCGACTCGGAGGTTCGGGGGCCTGCTGCTCTCGCGGAGTGGCCTGCGGAGGTGTTGGGGGCGGCGGATCTGGTGAGGGATGTGGAGACATGGGTCCGGCCTCCGCCCACCAAGAAGGAGATGTGGAGGAAGCGGCATGGTGTCGGTGATCCTGCCGGGCGTGGCCATGCCCATGAGCGTGAGCAGACGCGGCGCGAGGTGTCACCGGAGATGCGGGACAAGTGCTTTCGTTGTCTCGAGAAGGGCCACTACAAGACAGACTGTACGAACGACATCGTCTGCTTCCGCTGCGGCCTCTCCGGACATGGCTCCAGGGACTGCAAACGGCCGCGGAGCCCCTCCCCTGTCGACGAGCTGCGGAGGGACGCGCTGGCCAAGGTGGCTTGCCGTGCTTCGCCGGGCGCTACCTCAGGG
- the LOC123188912 gene encoding leucine-rich repeat receptor-like serine/threonine-protein kinase BAM1, with the protein MRHHHLPLFVLLAALAVREAAGGDADALLDAKAGLDDPTGSLASWSNASTGPCAWSGVFCDARSGAVVGVDLSGRNLSGAVPRALSRLPYLARLNLAANSLSGPIPPSLSRLGLLVHLNLSSNLLSGSFPPLLARLRALRILDLYNNNFTGSLPLDVVGMAHLRHLHLGGNFFSGEIPPEYGGWRRLQYLAVSGNELSGKIPPELGNLTSLRELYIGYYNNYSGGIPAELGNMAELVRLDAANCGLSGEIPPELGNLAKLDTLFLQVNGLTGGIPPVLGRLGSLSSLDLSNNALSGEIPATFAALKNLTLFNLFRNRLRGDIPEFVGDLPGLEVLQLWENNFTGGIPRHLGRNGRFQLLDLSSNRLTGTLPPELCAGGKLETLIALGNSLFGPIPDSLGKCKALTRVRLGENFLNGSIPEGLFELPNLTQVELQDNLLSGSFPAVVSAGGPNLGGISLSNNQLTGALPASIGSFSGLRKLLLDQNAFTGAIPPEIGRLQQLSKADLSGNSFDGGVPPEIGKCRLLTYLDLSQNKLSGDIPPAISGMRILNYLNLSRNQLDGEIPVTIAAMQSLTAVDFSYNNLSGLVPVTGQFSYFNATSFVGNPGLCGPYLGPCRPGGAGTDHDAHTHGGLSSSLKLIIVLVLLAFSIAFAAMAILKARSLKKASEARAWRLTAFQRLEFTCDDVLDSLKEENMIGKGGAGTVYKGTMPDGDHVAVKRLSTMSRGSSHDHGFSAEIQTLGRIRHRYIVRLLGFCSNNETNLLVYEYMPNGSLGELLHGKKGGHLHWDTRYKIAVEAAKGLCYLHHDCSPPILHRDVKSNNILLDSDFEAHVADFGLAKFLQDSGTSECMSAIAGSYGYIAPEYVYTLKVDEKSDVYSFGVVLLELITGKKPVGEFGDGVDIVHWIKMMTDSKREQVIKIMDPRLSTVPVHEVMHVFYVALLCVEEQSVQRPTMREVVQILSELPKPTTKHGEEQLTGSGDGDESGPAGPPETVEPATDEAKEQHQQQQPSSPSSLPPNLISI; encoded by the exons ATgcgccaccaccacctccccctctTCGTCCTGCTCGCCGCGCTCGCCGTCAGGGAGGCCGCCGGCGGCGATGCGGACGCGCTGCTTGATGCCAAGGCCGGGCTCGATGACCCGACCGGCTCGCTCGCGTCGTGGTCGAACGCCAGCACCGGCCCCTGCGCGTGGTCTGGTGTGTTCTGCGACGCGCGCTCCGGCGCGGTCGTCGGCGTCGACCTCTCCGGACGCAACCTCTCTGGTGCCGTCCCACGCGCCCTCTCCCGGCTACCCTACCTCGCGCGTCTCAACCTCGCCGCCAACTCCCTCTCCGGTCCCATCCCGCCGTCGCTCTCCCGGCTCGGGCTCCTCGTCCACCTCAACCTCTCCAGCAACCTGCTGAGCGGCTCCTTCCCGCCGCTGCTCGCGCGGCTCCGCGCGCTCCGGATTCTTGATTTGTACAACAACAACTTCACCGGCTCGCTCCCGCTCGATGTCGTCGGGATGGCGCACCTCCGGCACCTCCACCTCGGAGGCAACTTCTTCTCCGGGGAGATTCCGCCGGAGTATGGCGGCTGGAGGAGGCTGCAGTATCTCGCCGTCTCCGGCAACGAGCTGTCCGGGAAGATACCCCCGGAATTGGGAAACCTGACGAGCCTCAGAGAGCTCTACATAGGCTACTATAATAACTACTCTGGGGGGATACCGGCAGAGCTGGGGAACATGGCGGAGCTTGTGCGGCTCGACGCGGCCAACTGCGGGCTCTCTGGCGAGATCCCACCGGAGCTCGGGAATCTCGCGAAGCTGGACACGCTGTTCCTGCAGGTAAACGGGCTCACCGGCGGCATCCCGCCGGTGCTGGGTCGACTCGGGAGCCTCAGCTCGCTCGACCTGTCGAACAACGCGCTCTCCGGCGAGATTCCGGCGACCTTCGCGGCCCTCAAGAACCTCACCCTGTTCAACCTCTTCCGAAACAGGCTCAGGGGTGACATCCCCGAGTTCGTCGGCGACCTGCCCGGTCTGGAGGTGTTGCAGTTGTGGGAGAACAACTTCACCGGCGGCATCCCGCGCCACCTTGGCCGCAACGGCCGCTTCCAGCTGCTCGACCTCTCGTCGAACAGGCTCACGGGCACCCTCCCGCCGGAGCTCTGCGCCGGAGGCAAGCTGGAGACGCTCATCGCGCTCGGCAACTCGCTCTTCGGTCCAATCCCGGATTCTCTCGGGAAATGCAAGGCGCTCACCCGCGTTCGCCTCGGCGAGAACTTCTTGAATGGTTCAATCCCCGAAGGTCTATTCGAGCTGCCGAATCTGACCCAGGTGGAGCTCCAGGACAACCTCCTATCGGGCAGCTTCCCGGCTGTGGTGAGCGCGGGCGGGCCGAATCTTGGGGGGATCAGCCTCTCCAACAACCAGCTCACCGGCGCATTGCCGGCATCCATTGGGAGCTTCTCTGGGCTGCGGAAGCTGCTTCTTGATCAGAATGCGTTCACCGGCGCAATACCGCCGGAGATTGGACGGCTACAACAGCTGTCCAAGGCTGACCTCAGCGGCAATTCGTTCGATGGTGGCGTGCCGCCGGAGATTGGGAAATGCCGGTTGCTCACCTACCTTGATCTTAGCCAGAACAAGCTGTCTGGAGATATACCGCCGGCTATTTCCGGCATGCGGATACTGAACTATCTGAACCTGTCCCGGAACCAGCTTGATGGAGAGATACCAGTAACCATTGCTGCGATGCAGAGCCTCACGGCCGTGGACTTCTCATACAACAACCTGTCTGGGCTCGTGCCGGTGACCGGGCAGTTCAGCTACTTCAACGCCACGTCCTTCGTCGGCAACCCAGGCTTGTGTGGACCATACCTCGGGCCATGCCGCCCCGGTGGTGCTGGCACAGACCATGACGCACACACTCATGGTGGACTGTCCAGTAGCCTCAAGCTGATCATTGTCCTCGTCTTGCTTGCCTTCTCCATTGCATTTGCTGCCATGGCAATCTTGAAAGCCCGGTCACTGAAGAAAGCCAGCGAAGCGCGTGCATGGAGGCTCACCGCGTTCCAGCGCCTTGAATTCACCTGCGACGACGTGCTGGATAGCCTCAAGGAGGAGAACATGATTGGCAAAGGTGGAGCCGGGACCGTCTACAAGGGGACGATGCCAGATGGTGACCATGTTGCGGTGAAAAGGCTTTCCACAATGAGCCGTGGCTCGTCGCATGACCATGGTTTCTCTGCCGAGATACAAACTCTTGGGAGGATTCGGCACCGGTACATTGTGCGGCTGCTTGGCTTCTGCTCCAACAATGAAACTAATCTCCTGGTGTATGAGTATATGCCTAATGGCAGCCTGGGGGAGCTACTCCATGGAAAGAAGGGCGGCCACCTGCACTGGGATACTCGGTACAAGATAGCTGTTGAGGCTGCCAAGGGGCTATGCTATCTTCACCATGATTGCTCACCACCCATCCTGCACCGCGATGTCAAATCAAACAACATTCTCCTTGACTCAGATTTTGAAGCACACGTTGCCGATTTTGGGCTTGCCAAGTTCTTGCAGGACTCTGGCACATCAGAGTGCATGTCAGCCATTGCCGGTTCTTACGGCTATATTGCTCCAG AGTACGTGTATACTCTCAAGGTGGATGAAAAGAGCGATGTTTACAGCTTCGGTGTAGTGCTTCTTGAGCTGATTACGGGAAAGAAGCCGGTTGGGGAGTTCGGCGATGGTGTGGACATTGTTCACTGGATCAAGATGATGACGGATTCCAAAAGGGAGCAGGTAATCAAGATCATGGACCCAAGGCTGTCAACAGTGCCCGTGCATGAGGTAATGCACGTCTTCTATGTTGCGTTGCTTTGTGTGGAGGAACAGAGCGTGCAGCGACCCACAATGCGGGAGGTGGTGCAAATCCTCAGTGAGCTACCCAAGCCGACTACGAAGCATGGAGAGGAGCAGCTTACTGGTAGTGGTGATGGTGATGAATCTGGTCCTGCAGGACCTCCTGAAACTGTGGAGCCCGCAACCGATGAAGCAAAGGAGCAGCACCAACAGCAGCAACCGAGCTCGCCATCTTCACTGCCTCCCAATCTCATCAGCATCTGA